Proteins encoded within one genomic window of Ranitomeya variabilis isolate aRanVar5 chromosome 4, aRanVar5.hap1, whole genome shotgun sequence:
- the LOC143767350 gene encoding uncharacterized protein LOC143767350 isoform X2: MNRDRDKMVERILHLNLEILFLLTGKDYKVVKKTSSERCQAPVSEGWGRLLSPIKWPPPHPLIHDDINDQKILELAYKMIELLTGEVPIRCQDVAVYFSMEEWGYLEGHKDLYKDVMMEVPHPLTSPVLYSKRTTPERCPRSLLPQDCKQEDLDVPQDHQAPTISDPLSGDLLYKRILLSDPTRMDRDRDKMAERILHLTLEILFRLTGEDYKVVKKTSSERCQAPVSEGWGRLLSPITGPPPHPLIHEDINDQKILELTYKMIGLLTGEVPIRCQDVAVYFSMEEWEYLEGHKDLYKDFMMEVPQPLTSPDLSSKRTTPERCLHPLLLQDCKQENPNVPQDKQAKDVTHINTTETYVRGDEPCKEEIPTDNRTVDHCVTPGTYEVHEVTIAKPAAHLIKNLSSDSLQQLLSSNSLKSVKSNKTHRKDVEHQSPCKRKKRYSCPECRKCFSQKSELVRHQKIHTGEKPFSCSECGKCYSIKSELVRHQRSHTGEKPFSCSECERCFIEKSHLVTHQRTHTGEKPFSCTECGKCFIQNSDLVRHQKIHTGEKPFSCSECGKCFNRKSNLVTHQRIHTGEKPFSCSECGKCCTNISDLAHHQRIHVREKPFSCSECGKCFIRKANLVTHLRTHTGEKPFPCSECGKCFTQKTILVQHLIIHTGERPFSCLQCGKCFYSKSCLVTHLRIHTGEKPFSCSECGKCFNQKSHLIAHNRIHTGEKLFSCPECEKCFYTKSCLITHVRIHTGEKPFSCSECGKCFNQKSHLVLHQKIHTG; encoded by the exons ATGAATAGAGACAGAGACAAGATGGTAGAAAGGATATTACACCTcaacctagagatcctcttcctgcTTACTGgaaag gattacaaagtagtgaagaagacctctagtgagcgctgtcaggcccctgtgtctgagggatggggaagactcctgagccCAATAAagtggcctccacctcaccccctgatacatgatgacatcaatgaccagaagatcctagaactcgcctacaagatgattgagctgctgactggagag gttcctataaggtgccaggatgtcgccgtctatttctccatggaggagtgggggtatttagaaggacacaaagatctgtacaaggacgtcatgatggaggttccccaccccctcacatcaccag ttctatacagtaagaggacaacaccagagagatgtccccgttctcttcttccacaggactgcaaACAAGAAGATctcgatgttcctcaggatcatcag GCccctacaatatcagatcctcttagtggagatcttctatataagagaattctcctgagtgacccaacaaggatggatagggacagggacaagatggcggagaggatattacacctcaccctagagatcctcttccggcttactggagag gattacaaagtagtgaagaagacctctagtgagcgctgtcaggcccctgtgtctgagggatggggaagactcctgagcccaatcacggggcctccacctcaccccctgatacatgaggacatcaatgaccagaagatcctagaactcacctacaagatgattgggctgttgactggagag gttcctataaggtgtcaggatgtcgccgtctatttctccatggaggagtgggagtatttagaagggcacaaagatctgtacaaggacttcatgatggaggttccccagcccctcacatcaccag atctatccagtaagaggacaacaccagagagatgtctacATCCTCTTCTtttacaggactgtaaacaagaaaaccctaatgtTCCTCAGGATAAACAG gCTAAAGatgtgacccatattaatactacagaaacaTATGTGAGGGGCGATGAGccttgtaaagaggagattcccacagataaccgcacag TTGATCATTGTGTCACACCAGGAACATATGAAGTTCACGAAGTTACCATAGCTAAACCTGCAGCCCatctcattaaaaatctgtcatctgATTCGCTTCAACAGCTTCTATCTTCTAATTCATTGAAATCTGTTAAGTCTAATAAAACTCACAGAAAGGATGTTGAACATCAAAGCCCATGCAAAAGAAAGAAAcgatattcatgtccagaatgtcgaaaatgtttttctcagaaatcagaacttgttagacatcagaaaattcacacaggagagaagccattttcatgttcagaatgtgggaaatgttacagtaTTAAATCAGAACTGGTTAGACATCagcgaagtcacacaggggagaaaccattttcatgttcagaatgtgagagatGTTTTATAGAGAAATCACATCTCGTCacgcatcagagaactcacacaggggagaagccattttcatgtacagaatgtggaaaatgtttcattCAGAATTCAGACCTTGTTcgacatcaaaaaattcacacaggagagaagccgttttcatgttcagaatgtggaaaatgttttaatcggaaatcaaatcttgttacacatcagagaattcacacaggggagaagccattttcatgttcagaatgtgggaaatgttgcacTAACATATCTGATCTTGCTCACCATCAGAGAATTCATGTAAgggagaagcccttttcatgttcagaatgtggaaaatgttttattcggaaagcaaatcttgttacacatctgagaactcacacaggggagaagccatttccatgttcagaatgtgggaagtgttttacacAGAAAACAATTCTCGTTCAACATCtgataattcacacaggggaaaggccattttcatgtttacaatgtgggaaatgtttttatagCAAATCATGTCTTGTTACACAtctgagaatccacacaggggaaaagccattttcatgttcagaatgtgggaaatgttttaatcagaaatcacatCTCATTGCACATaacagaattcacacaggagagaaactattttcatgtccagaatgtgagaaatgtttttatACCAAATCATGTCTTATTACACAtgtgagaattcacacaggggagaaaccattttcatgttcagaatgtggaaaatgttttaatcagaaatctcaTCTTGTtttacatcagaaaattcacacaggctaG
- the LOC143767350 gene encoding uncharacterized protein LOC143767350 isoform X1 — protein sequence MWCAALQVEVLTLFEPLSGYLYRIIFLIESSRMNRDRDKMVERILHLNLEILFLLTGKDYKVVKKTSSERCQAPVSEGWGRLLSPIKWPPPHPLIHDDINDQKILELAYKMIELLTGEVPIRCQDVAVYFSMEEWGYLEGHKDLYKDVMMEVPHPLTSPVLYSKRTTPERCPRSLLPQDCKQEDLDVPQDHQAPTISDPLSGDLLYKRILLSDPTRMDRDRDKMAERILHLTLEILFRLTGEDYKVVKKTSSERCQAPVSEGWGRLLSPITGPPPHPLIHEDINDQKILELTYKMIGLLTGEVPIRCQDVAVYFSMEEWEYLEGHKDLYKDFMMEVPQPLTSPDLSSKRTTPERCLHPLLLQDCKQENPNVPQDKQAKDVTHINTTETYVRGDEPCKEEIPTDNRTVDHCVTPGTYEVHEVTIAKPAAHLIKNLSSDSLQQLLSSNSLKSVKSNKTHRKDVEHQSPCKRKKRYSCPECRKCFSQKSELVRHQKIHTGEKPFSCSECGKCYSIKSELVRHQRSHTGEKPFSCSECERCFIEKSHLVTHQRTHTGEKPFSCTECGKCFIQNSDLVRHQKIHTGEKPFSCSECGKCFNRKSNLVTHQRIHTGEKPFSCSECGKCCTNISDLAHHQRIHVREKPFSCSECGKCFIRKANLVTHLRTHTGEKPFPCSECGKCFTQKTILVQHLIIHTGERPFSCLQCGKCFYSKSCLVTHLRIHTGEKPFSCSECGKCFNQKSHLIAHNRIHTGEKLFSCPECEKCFYTKSCLITHVRIHTGEKPFSCSECGKCFNQKSHLVLHQKIHTG from the exons GTCCTTACATTATTTGAGCCTCTCAGTGGATATCTATATAGGATAATTTTCCTCATTGAGTCATCAAGGATGAATAGAGACAGAGACAAGATGGTAGAAAGGATATTACACCTcaacctagagatcctcttcctgcTTACTGgaaag gattacaaagtagtgaagaagacctctagtgagcgctgtcaggcccctgtgtctgagggatggggaagactcctgagccCAATAAagtggcctccacctcaccccctgatacatgatgacatcaatgaccagaagatcctagaactcgcctacaagatgattgagctgctgactggagag gttcctataaggtgccaggatgtcgccgtctatttctccatggaggagtgggggtatttagaaggacacaaagatctgtacaaggacgtcatgatggaggttccccaccccctcacatcaccag ttctatacagtaagaggacaacaccagagagatgtccccgttctcttcttccacaggactgcaaACAAGAAGATctcgatgttcctcaggatcatcag GCccctacaatatcagatcctcttagtggagatcttctatataagagaattctcctgagtgacccaacaaggatggatagggacagggacaagatggcggagaggatattacacctcaccctagagatcctcttccggcttactggagag gattacaaagtagtgaagaagacctctagtgagcgctgtcaggcccctgtgtctgagggatggggaagactcctgagcccaatcacggggcctccacctcaccccctgatacatgaggacatcaatgaccagaagatcctagaactcacctacaagatgattgggctgttgactggagag gttcctataaggtgtcaggatgtcgccgtctatttctccatggaggagtgggagtatttagaagggcacaaagatctgtacaaggacttcatgatggaggttccccagcccctcacatcaccag atctatccagtaagaggacaacaccagagagatgtctacATCCTCTTCTtttacaggactgtaaacaagaaaaccctaatgtTCCTCAGGATAAACAG gCTAAAGatgtgacccatattaatactacagaaacaTATGTGAGGGGCGATGAGccttgtaaagaggagattcccacagataaccgcacag TTGATCATTGTGTCACACCAGGAACATATGAAGTTCACGAAGTTACCATAGCTAAACCTGCAGCCCatctcattaaaaatctgtcatctgATTCGCTTCAACAGCTTCTATCTTCTAATTCATTGAAATCTGTTAAGTCTAATAAAACTCACAGAAAGGATGTTGAACATCAAAGCCCATGCAAAAGAAAGAAAcgatattcatgtccagaatgtcgaaaatgtttttctcagaaatcagaacttgttagacatcagaaaattcacacaggagagaagccattttcatgttcagaatgtgggaaatgttacagtaTTAAATCAGAACTGGTTAGACATCagcgaagtcacacaggggagaaaccattttcatgttcagaatgtgagagatGTTTTATAGAGAAATCACATCTCGTCacgcatcagagaactcacacaggggagaagccattttcatgtacagaatgtggaaaatgtttcattCAGAATTCAGACCTTGTTcgacatcaaaaaattcacacaggagagaagccgttttcatgttcagaatgtggaaaatgttttaatcggaaatcaaatcttgttacacatcagagaattcacacaggggagaagccattttcatgttcagaatgtgggaaatgttgcacTAACATATCTGATCTTGCTCACCATCAGAGAATTCATGTAAgggagaagcccttttcatgttcagaatgtggaaaatgttttattcggaaagcaaatcttgttacacatctgagaactcacacaggggagaagccatttccatgttcagaatgtgggaagtgttttacacAGAAAACAATTCTCGTTCAACATCtgataattcacacaggggaaaggccattttcatgtttacaatgtgggaaatgtttttatagCAAATCATGTCTTGTTACACAtctgagaatccacacaggggaaaagccattttcatgttcagaatgtgggaaatgttttaatcagaaatcacatCTCATTGCACATaacagaattcacacaggagagaaactattttcatgtccagaatgtgagaaatgtttttatACCAAATCATGTCTTATTACACAtgtgagaattcacacaggggagaaaccattttcatgttcagaatgtggaaaatgttttaatcagaaatctcaTCTTGTtttacatcagaaaattcacacaggctaG